A window of Nonomuraea angiospora genomic DNA:
TAGATCTTGCCCTTGTAGTGGCCCATCACCTGGTTGATGTGGTTGGTCATCGCCGAGCGCAGGTCGGCGGCCGACATGTTGCCGTTCACCCATCCGGGCAGTTGAGCGTGCCAGACCAGGGTGTGACCGCGGATCTTCATGCCCTTGCTCACGGCGTGGTTGACGATCTGGTCGGCCGGGCCCCAGTTGAACGAGCCACGGGAGGGTTCGATGGGGCCCCACTTCATCTCGTTCTCGGCGGTGACCCCGTTGAACTCCCTGTCCCAGGTCGTCACATACGCCGACTCGCCGAGATGACCGGCCGCCACCGCGGCGCCGAAATAGCGCCCGCTCTGCGCCGCCGCCGCGCCCAATGTGCTCGCGGCGGCGGCCGCGGGTGTGGTCACCGCCAGTGCGGTGAGTACGCCGAGCGCGCCGGCGAGCAACGCCCGGGCGCCCGATGCGAGTATGGGTTTTTCGCCCATGACTGAGCCTCCACTACGGGATGCGAAAAAAGGGGATGCGGAAAATCCGCGCGATTCAGCACGCGGCCTGCCGCCTGGGCCGCGCCACGGGCTGCGCTCCCGCCGCCCACCACCGACTTCGGCGGAAGGCAGCCCGCTCGGGGACTCAGTGTGGAAAGCGGCACGAAACATGTCAAGGTTCCACCCGAAAGTTTCGCCGCCCTCTTGGTGACCGCCGCCCTCTCGCCTCGTGGAGAGCGGCCCTCGGCACTGCGCGTTCGCGGTGACCGGCCGCGGGCAGCGGCGATGAACGTTTCATCAACGCCGGCCCCGTGTACGGCGACCGGCCCGGGGAGTCATGTCCCAGCGCTCCGCACCATTCGAGCCTTCCTGGCCGCGGTCCTTTCGCGCGGCTCCATCAGCAGCCAGTACGGCCGATCCTTGACGTGCTCCGAGGAAGCATTTAGACGCTTGTGTTAGCGATAACGCAGCATTCGTCCCAGCCACAGCCCACCGCGTGCCGTCTCCCCGTCCCGAGAGGCTCCCGCCCATGTCCTCGTCGTCGTACCCGTTCAGCCGCCGCAGGCTGCTCAGCACGGCCGCGTTCGCCACCGCCGGCGGCCTGCTGGGCGTCGGGCCCGCACGAGCGGCCAGTGCTCCGACCAGCTACACCCCGAGCTGGTCCTCGGTCGACCAGCACCCACCGGCTCCGGAGTGGTTCCAGGACGCCAAGTTCGGCATCTACTACCACTGGGGCGTGTTCAGCGTTCCCGCCTTCGCCAACGAGTGGTACCCGCGCAACATGTACAACAACGGCTCAAACGAGAACAACCACCATAAAAGCGTCTACGGTGATCCCTCGGCGTGGCCGTACCACAACTTCATCAACGGCGCCCGGGACAAGGCAGGCAACTGGGTGCAGTTCGCGCCGAAGTTGAAGTCCGCCGGCGGCAACTTCGACCCCAGCGAGTGGGCCCAGTTGTTCGCCGACGCCGGCGCCAAATTCGCCGGACCGGTGGCCGAGCACCACGACGGTTATTCGATGTGGAACAGCCGGGTGAACGAGTGGAACTCGGTCGCCACCGGCCCCAGGCTCGACCTGCTGCGGTTACACGCCGACGCCGTCCGGGCCAAGGGCCTGAAGTTGCTGGTGTCCCTCCACCACGCGTACAACTTCACCGGCTTCTACCAGTGGGCGCCGTCGCAGTCCACCACCACCCTCAGGAAGCTGTACGGCCAGCTCGACAGGGCCACGGAGAACCAGCTCTGGTACGACAAGCTCAAGGAGGTCATCGACGGCTACCAGCCCGACATCATCTGGCAGGACTTCAACCTGAGCCAGATCCCCGAGTCCCAGCGCCTGAACTTCCTCGCCTCCTACTACAACCAGGCCATCGCCTGGAACAAGGACGTGGTCGCCACCTACAAGGACGGGTTCAACACCAAGGGCGAGGTCTTCGACTACGAGCGCGGCGGGCCGGCGGACATCCAGAATCCCTACTGGCTGACCGACGACAGCATCTCCAGCTCCAGCTGGTGCTACACCGTGGGCATCGGCTACTACTCCCTCAACGCCATGCTGCACGCACTGATCGACCGGGTCAGCAAGAACGGCAACATGCTGCTGAACATCGCCCCCATGGCCGACGGCACCATCCCGTCCGGGCAGCGGTCGATCCTGCTGGGCATCGGGGACTATCTGCGGCGTTTCGGCGAATCCATCTACGCCACCCGGGCCTGGGCGAGCTACGGCGAGGGCCCGACCAAGATGGGCGGCGGCTCCTTCGTCGAGCCACGCCCCGGAACCAACCGGGACATCCGCTTCACCCGCAGCAAGGACGGCACCGTGCTGTACGCCACCGTGCTGGGCTGGCCGGGCGGCACCCTGGACGTCACGACCCTGAACTCGAACCGGATCAACCTCGGCAACCTGGCCTCGGCGCAGCTCCTGGGCTCCGCGGCCGGCTCGTACATCAACCTGCCCAACCGCACCCAGGACGGTGCCGCCCTGCACCTGTCCATGCCCTCGTCCACCGCACCGTTCAGCGCCCCGGCGTACGTGGTCAAGCTGACCTTCAACGGCCAGATCCCCGCCCTCGGCTCGGGCCCGCTCCCGACCACCTGGGTGCGGATCACCAACGTCACCACCAACCTCGCGCTGGACAGCGGCGGGAACGTCGCCTCCGGCTCGGCGCTCAAGCAGTGGAACTACGACGGCAGCACCAACCTGCAGTGGCAGCTGGTGGACCTGGGCAACGGGTATCACCGGCTCGTCAACCGCACCAACGGCATGGCCGCCGACAGCTGGGGCAACACCGCCAACGGCGCCTACTGCATGCAAGCCGCCTGGAACGGCGGCAACAACCAGCAATGGAGACTCAACAGCCTCGGCAACGGCCGCTACCAGATCATCAACCGCGCCACCGGCACCGCGCTGGACAGCGGCGGCAACACCACCGCCGGCTCCAACGTGAAGCTGTGGAGCCCCGACTCCAGCACCAACCTCCAATGGACCATCACCGCCGTCTGATCGGCTTGCCGCACTTCGACCTGCTCGGGGCCGGCGCCGGTGGCGCGGTCAGGCGAGCGCGGTCAGCCGCGCCACCTCGTCGTCCGACAGGGTGAGCCTGGCCGCCTGCAGGTTCTCGGTGAGGTGCTCCAGAGACGTGGAGCCGGGAATCGGCAGCACGACGGGCGCGGGAAGTCAGTCATGCTGCGGCTCTTGCCGTTGCTCTGACTCGCATCGGTGCCGTCCCATTTTCCGACCAGGAAATGACGGCGATGGCCGCCGACGAGCCACGAAGAAACTTTCACCGAGCCTTGACCTGCGGCAGGCGCACCCTTACATCGTGGTGTGTTATCGATAACGCACTCCATGCGGCTGCCCCTCCCATCGACGTACGCCGGCATCGGATCGGCAGAGAGAGTCCCACGATGTCAAGACGTAGACCCTTGTTGACCGCCTTAGCGGTCGTGGTACTTGCCGTCCTGGTGACCACCGGTGGCCCGGCGTTGAGCGCCAGCCTCGGCACCACCACCACGCGCACGGTCAGCGCCCTGGCCGCATCCGCGGGATGCGGCCAGGCGCCAGGGCTGGCGAGCGGCACGCGTTCGATCCAGACCAGCGGCAAGAACCGCAGCTACATCCTCAAGATCCCCGACAACTACGACATGAACCACCCCTACCGGCTGATCTTCGGGCTCCACTGGCTGGGCGGCACGGCCACCGATGTCGCCACCGGTCAGACCGTGCAACGGGACGTCTGGGCCTACTACGGCCTGCAGCGCCTGGCGAACAACAGCACGATCTTCGTCGCGCCCCAGGGCTTCAACAACGGCTGGGGCAATTCCAACGGCGAAGACCTGACCTTCGTCGACGACCTGGTCAGGCAGATCGAGGGAGCTCTCTGCGTCGACACCACGCAGCTGTTCGCCACGGGTTTCAGCTACGGGGGCGCCATGTCGTACGCGATCGCGTGCGCCCGGGCGAACGTCTTCCGCGCGGTCGCCGTCCAGTCCGGCGGCCAGCTCAGCGGGTGCAGCGGCGGCACCCAGCCCATCGCCTACATGGGGATCCACGGCATCAGAGACGGCGTGCTCAACATCTCCGGCGGACGATCCCTTCGTGACCGGTTCGTCAGGAACAACGGCTGCACCGCCCAGAACCCGCCCGAGCCGGCGCAGGGCAGCCTGACGCACAGGGTCACCACCTACTCCGGGTGCTCGGCCGGGCATCCGGTCGTCTGGGCCGCGTTCGACGAAGGCCACATCGCCGCGCCACAGGACGGGGCCGGCGGCGACAGCGGCTCACGGACCTGGGTGCCGGCAGAGGTGTGGAAGTTCTTCACCCAGTTCCAGAGCGGCCAGGACCCGACGCCGACTCCCACACCGACACCCACGCCGACGCCCGTTCCGGGAGCGTGTTCGGCCACGATCGAGACGGTCAACAGCTGGGACGGCGGGTTCCAGTCGACGGTGACGGTCCGGGCGGGCAGCGCGCCGGTCGACGGCTGGACCGTGAAGTGGACCTGGCCGGGCGGGCAGAGCATCAGCAGCCTCTGGAACGGCACGCAGAGCGGCTCCGGCTCCGCCGTGACGGTCCGCAACGCCTCCTACAACGGCTCCGTCGCCGCGGGCGCCTCCACCACCTTCGGCTTCACCGCCAACGGCACCGCGGCCACGCCCACCGCCACCTGCACCAGCCCCTGATCCCGTGTTCATCCGGGGTGGCCGATGCCACGTCACCGAGGCCGGCCACCCCGATGCGGCCTTGAGGAGGGCCCTTGCGCAAGGTGAGAACGCTTCTCGCCGCCGGCATTCTCGTCGGCGGTCTGATCGTCCTGCAGGACCAGGCCGGCGCCCTGGACAACGGGGTCGCCCGCACGCCCCCCATGGGCTGGAACAGCTGGAACACCTTCGGCTGCAACATCAACGAGACACTGATCAAGCAGATGGCCGACGCCATCGTCAACTCCGGCCTGCGCGACCTCGGCTACAAGTACGTCGTGGTCGACGACTGCTGGTTCGACCCCACCCGCGACTCCGCGGGGAACCTGCGGGGCAACCCGTCGCGCTTCCCCGGCGGGATGAAGGCCCTCGGCGACTACCTGCACGCCAAGGGGCTGAAGTTCGGCATCTACCAGGTGCCCGTGGACAAGACCTG
This region includes:
- a CDS encoding cellulose binding domain-containing protein encodes the protein MVLAVLVTTGGPALSASLGTTTTRTVSALAASAGCGQAPGLASGTRSIQTSGKNRSYILKIPDNYDMNHPYRLIFGLHWLGGTATDVATGQTVQRDVWAYYGLQRLANNSTIFVAPQGFNNGWGNSNGEDLTFVDDLVRQIEGALCVDTTQLFATGFSYGGAMSYAIACARANVFRAVAVQSGGQLSGCSGGTQPIAYMGIHGIRDGVLNISGGRSLRDRFVRNNGCTAQNPPEPAQGSLTHRVTTYSGCSAGHPVVWAAFDEGHIAAPQDGAGGDSGSRTWVPAEVWKFFTQFQSGQDPTPTPTPTPTPTPVPGACSATIETVNSWDGGFQSTVTVRAGSAPVDGWTVKWTWPGGQSISSLWNGTQSGSGSAVTVRNASYNGSVAAGASTTFGFTANGTAATPTATCTSP
- a CDS encoding aldo/keto reductase, with the protein product MLPIPGSTSLEHLTENLQAARLTLSDDEVARLTALA
- a CDS encoding alpha-L-fucosidase, which codes for MSSSSYPFSRRRLLSTAAFATAGGLLGVGPARAASAPTSYTPSWSSVDQHPPAPEWFQDAKFGIYYHWGVFSVPAFANEWYPRNMYNNGSNENNHHKSVYGDPSAWPYHNFINGARDKAGNWVQFAPKLKSAGGNFDPSEWAQLFADAGAKFAGPVAEHHDGYSMWNSRVNEWNSVATGPRLDLLRLHADAVRAKGLKLLVSLHHAYNFTGFYQWAPSQSTTTLRKLYGQLDRATENQLWYDKLKEVIDGYQPDIIWQDFNLSQIPESQRLNFLASYYNQAIAWNKDVVATYKDGFNTKGEVFDYERGGPADIQNPYWLTDDSISSSSWCYTVGIGYYSLNAMLHALIDRVSKNGNMLLNIAPMADGTIPSGQRSILLGIGDYLRRFGESIYATRAWASYGEGPTKMGGGSFVEPRPGTNRDIRFTRSKDGTVLYATVLGWPGGTLDVTTLNSNRINLGNLASAQLLGSAAGSYINLPNRTQDGAALHLSMPSSTAPFSAPAYVVKLTFNGQIPALGSGPLPTTWVRITNVTTNLALDSGGNVASGSALKQWNYDGSTNLQWQLVDLGNGYHRLVNRTNGMAADSWGNTANGAYCMQAAWNGGNNQQWRLNSLGNGRYQIINRATGTALDSGGNTTAGSNVKLWSPDSSTNLQWTITAV